In Pyricularia oryzae 70-15 chromosome 2, whole genome shotgun sequence, one genomic interval encodes:
- a CDS encoding NADPH dehydrogenase: MSAEKKTLSKPAAGVPYYTPAQEPPAGTPLQQQDAIPTLFKPLKIRGVELSNRFGVSPMCTYSADDGHLTDFHLVHLGQFALHGTALTIVEATSVTPNGRISPEDSGLWQDSQIAPLRRIVDYVHSQGQKIAIQLAHAGRKASTKAPWHDSFTPSGEYKPREGLQVVGPEYGGWPDDVWAPSAIPFSEDFPNPKEMTVEEIEGLVTSFVDAAKRAIEAGVDIIEIHGAHGYLITEFLSPLSNKRTDKYGGSFENRTRVLIDIIKAVRAVIPEEMPLFVRISATEWMEYAGEPSWDLEQSTQLAKLLPDLGVDLLDVSSGGNSVAQKIELTPYYQIDLAAKIREAVGDRLLIGAVGNINTADIARDVVDEQGAEKVAEAKQTHDTIEVVSESHGGKTKADLVLIARQFLREPEFVLRTAHNLGVNVQWPHQYHRAVWRKGARI, encoded by the exons ATGTCGGCAGAAAAGAAGACTTTGAGCAAACCGGCCGCCGGGGTGCCTTACTACACCCCAGCCCAGGAGCCGCCGGCAGGGACCCCTTTGCAGCAGCAGGACGCCATCCCAACGCTGTTCAAGCCTCTGAAGATCCGTGGCGTCGAGCTCTCCAACCGCTTTGGCGTCTCGCCCATGTGCACCTACTCAGCCGACGATGGCCACCTGACCGACTTCCACTTGGTGCACCTGGGCCAGTTCGCCCTGCACGGCACGGCCCTGACCATTGTCGAGGCCACATCCGTCACGCCCAACGGACGCATCTCGCCCGAGGACAGCGGCCTGTGGCAAGACAGCCAGATCGCTCCTCTGCGCCGCATCGTCGACTACGTGCACAGCCAGGGCCAAAAGATCGCCATCCAACTGGCTCATGCCGGCCGCAAGGCCAGCACAAAGGCCCCCTGGCACGACTCCTTCACCCCCAGCGGCGAGTATAAGCCGAGAGAGGGCTTACAGGTCGTCGGACCCGAGTATGGCGGCTGGCCTGATGACGTCTGGGCCCCGAGCGCCATCCCGTTCTCGGAGGACTTTCCGAACCCCAAGGAGATGACCGTTGAGGAGATTGAGGGACTCGTCACCAGCTTTGTGGACGCTGCCAAGCGTGCCATCGAGGCCGGCGTCGACATTATTGAGATTCACGGCGCTCACGGTTACCTGATCACCGAGTTCCTTTCGCCGCTATCAAAC AAACGGACAGACAAGTACGGCGGCAGCTTTGAGAACCGCACCCGGGTCCTGATCGATATTATCAAGGCCGTCCGGGCAGTGATTCCCGAGGAGATGCCACTCTTCGTCCGAATCTCCGCGACCGAATGGATGGAGTACGCCGGCGAGCCTAGCTGGGACCTCGAGCAGAGCACACAGCTTGCCAAGCTCCTCCCGGACCTGGGTGTCGACCTGCTCGACGTCAGCTCGGGCGGAAACTCGGTGGCCCAAAAGATCGAGCTCACGCCGTACTACCAGATCGACCTGGCAGCCAAGATCCGCGAGGCCGTCGGCGATAGGTTGCTCATAGGCGCGGTCGGCAACATCAACACGGCTGACATTGCGCGCGATGTCGTGGATGAGCAGGGCGCCGAGAaggtggccgaggccaaGCAGACGCATGACACCATCGAGGTCGTGAGCGAATCACATGGCGGCAAGACCAAGGCGGATCTGGTCCTCATTGCTCGCCAGTTCCTGCGCGAGCCTGAGTTTGTGCTGAGGACGGCGCATAACCTTGGGGTCAATGTGCAGTGGCCTCACCAATACCACAGAGCAGTGTGGCGCAAGGGTGCAAGGATTTGA